In Aspergillus nidulans FGSC A4 chromosome IV, a single window of DNA contains:
- a CDS encoding THO complex subunit THO1/HPR1 (transcript_id=CADANIAT00000463), which yields MANTEVDVIEIYRRLIDSLLDKAEQVKPGKEIEPPLTDTQLGESFWLVRGEDEQTVKQLSQQTQFAAVEIAFRERFYSLLATTTIDDPEFVRIWNLLDVISVFSDNEQCEPGLIFWLIEELLDSQTIDGCRKVFDYLESRRERNTKDTVFCGRVFIFLFQSFPLGDKSAVNLRGEYHTENVTTFDTIANDAISEAHDMDVDMPDVKATNSVAETQKQPVAEGDAKSAEQDVTKIPKVTVSQSSDQTGERSLNLDTLYPIFWGLQAYFSSPTKIFDAQHFATFKSGLEATLNAFRTVNTELETSNSKTQEELRKSTKRKRTADGPEIASSFNPKYLTSRELFDLEVNDTAFRRHVLVQALILLDFMLSLTSKSKAKLADLTNKSVLYGFVLNDEDAQWAVKMRKSIEGYLQEGAGGKFYYRMVDTVLSRDKNWVRWKAEGCPPIEKPAVSVDEYLGARDKAIKTYANKRLRASPMNSLNLKFLSESESSSGFDRLKEPERFNVPTSESLMRVIEDVEFDIDTAQTSEDKEAAVQAKASKTWLLLRLSAKSKLAAFDKIEDGKNLKTLFETPQSAESTTQAAGSTPQEPPTKTSQETEAINNGPSQDEKMETETGSSAAVAEANKVEGSDAATIDAPGS from the exons ATGGCGAACACAGAAGTAGATGTGATCGAAATCTACAGGAGGCTGATTGATAGTCTTCTGGATAAAGCAGAACAGGTGAAGCCaggaaaggagattgagCCTCCCTTAACGGATACGCAGCTCGGGGAGTCTTTCTGGCTTGTCCGAGGGGAAGATGAGCAGACAGTTAAACAACTGAGTCAGCAGACTCAatttgcggcggtggaaaTTGCGTTTAGGGAGAGGTTCTATAGTCTCCTT GCCACAACAACGATAGATGACCCCGAGTTTGTTCGTATATGGAATCTACTTGACGTGATATCCGTGTTTTCCGATAATG AGCAATGCGAACCTGGCCTCATATTTTGGTTGATTGAGGAGTTGCTAGACAGTCAGACGATTGACGGTTGTCGCAAAGTGTTCGATTATCTTGAATCGCGAAGAGAACGTAACACGAAG GATACCGTCTTTTGCGGCCGGGTATttatctttctctttcaaaGCTTTCCCTTAGGGGACAAGAGCGCAGTGAATCTTCGGGGCGAATATCATACCGAGAACGTGACAACTTTTGATACCATCGCGAATGACGCGATCAGTGAAGCACATGATATGGATGTGGATATGCCGGACGTGAAGGCAACAAACTCGGTAGCTGAGACGCAGAAGCAGCCCGTCGCTGAGGGTGATGCCAAGTCGGCCGAACAGGACGTCACTAAGATACCAAAAGTGACCGTTTCGCAGTCTAGCGATCAGACTGGGGAGCGGTCACTCAACCTAGATACCCTGTATCCAATCTTCTGGGGGTTGCAAGCTTACTTTTCTTCTCCGACAAAGATTTTCGATGCTCAGCACTTCGCTACTTTCAAGAGCGGGCTTGAAGCCACTCTCAATGCTTTCCGGACGGTCAACACCGAATTGGAAACTTCCAATAGCAAAACGCAAGAGGAACTTCGGAAATCGACCAAACGGAAACGTACAGCAGACGGACCTGAAATCGCAAGCAGCTTCAACCCAAAGTACTTGACTAGTCGGGAGCTTTTCGATCTTGAG GTCAACGACACGGCTTTCAGACGACATGTTTTGGTCCAGGCCTTGATACTTTTGGATTTCATGCTCTCGCTTACGTCAAAGTCAAAAGCTAAGCTTGCTGACTTGACTAACAAGTCTGTGCTATATGGTTTTGTTCTAAACGATGAAGAT GCACAATGGGCGGTAAAAATGAGAAAGTCAATTGAGGGATACCTTCAGGAAGGTGCTGGCGGAAAGTTCTACTATCGGATGGTAGATACTGTTCTGTCACGGGACAAGAACTGGGTTCGCTGGAAGGCTGAAGGTTGCCCTCCGATTGAGAAGCCTGCGGTCTCTGTTGATGAGTATCTTGGGGCTCGTGATAAAGCAATCAAGACATATGCCAACAAGCGCCTTCGTGCTTCTCCTATGAACTCACTTAATCTTAAGTTCCTGTCAGAGAGCGAGTCATCATCTGGATTTGACAGGCTCAAAGAGCCCGAAAG GTTCAATGTTCCTACTTCAGAATCCCTGATGCGAGTGATAGAGGACGTCGAATTCGACATTGATACGGCGCAAACCAGTGAGGATAAAGAAGCGGCAGTCCAAGCAAAAGCTAGTAAaacctggctgttgttgcggcTTTCAGCCAAGAGCAAGCTCGCAGCCTTTGACAagattgaagatggaaagaaTCTAAAGACCCTTTTCGAGACCCCACAAAGCGCTGAAAGTACAACCCAAGCCGCCGGAAGCACACCGCAAGAGCCTCCGACAAAGACTTCTCAGGAGACCGAAGCAATTAATAATGGGCCCTCACAGGATGAGAAAATGGAGACCGAAACAGGAAGTTCTgccgctgttgctgaggcgAACAAAGTCGAAGGGAGCGATGCAGCGACTATTGATGCGCCGGGGTCATGA
- a CDS encoding uncharacterized protein (transcript_id=CADANIAT00000464), with amino-acid sequence MSVSGPCAWVSTIPSPAAAHPSSITSSWASVSWNSEPALTKSRADLSALSGLGKTVGEPDKAPPTEMQPAAFKAENAFSTQPAAGSSNSVQYSGVDVLSKGLENRNTNAHSDSSLTANPERQNADIQGSSESQTNDELSSKVKSEEVHEDEKDHGEANAGSSDDDGSIADEKKSSQDVKLDKKKMKRFRRAKLKRLTSNDRERMLKSRALPDDFDTTQVLRTPFGSKGPSEASVESLRLALYTQTKVSQGLLTEGLPRLNDDDYVISPLSSASTSGPGYPPTSSDRGFENYQNRGAAATVPDLRSSRANFPFPRSSSFSEPSFNTSLQYPGRFSRPGDAVGHPGISYRRPMDYVMNRPANGMMVGYGQHRPLEGSVSPSGQQEAQLTYGMDNTNQIHNYQPPLSMPAPKSYGGIEMNSHMHHPGRSMPTLQHLPVSETPDYRPYPYEHHPYSMGTGIPFTQANASSLSLPASFSSEQGHVAVSSPADDRMTTSPQVMDPLRAKYSQGYDYANYLYLVTRTMAKFD; translated from the exons ATGTCAGTCAGTGGCCCTTGCGCCTGGGTGTCGACGATACCATCACCAGCCGCTGCTCACCCATCTTCAATCACGAGTTCCTGGGCTTCCGTCTCCTGGAATAGCGAGCCAGCCTTGACGAAATCGAGAGCGGACTTATCAGCTCTATCCGGACTTGGGAAAACAGTAGGCGAGCCAGACAAAGCTCCCCCTACGGAAATGCAGCCGGCTGCATTTAAGGCTGAGAATGCCTTTTCGACACAGCCGGCTGCAGGATCTTCCAACTCAGTGCAGTACTCAGGGGTAGACGTACTCTCGAAGGGACTGGAAAACCGAAATACAAACGCACACAGCGACTCATCATTGACGGCGAACCCTGAGAGACAGAATGCCGATATTCAAGGTTCGAGCGAGTCTCAGACAAATGATGAGTTGTCATCCAAAGTTAAGTCGGAAGAGGTCCATGAGGATGAAAAGGACCACGGCGAGGCCAACGCAGGGTCATCTGATGATGACGGATCAATCGCCGACGAAAAGAAGTCATCGCAGGATGTTAAgctggacaagaagaaaatgaagcgGTTCAG ACGGGCAAAACTCAAGCGGCTCACCAGCAACGATCGGGAACGGATGTTGAAGTCACGAGCGCTCCCAGATGACTTTGATACGACTCAAGTCTTGCGTACCCCTTTTGGCAGTAAAGGTCCTTCGGAAGCATCGGTAGAGTCACTCCGCCTTGCTCTTTATACTCAGACTAAAGTGTCCCAGGGTCTTCTTACTGAAGGTTTACCGCGCCTGAACGACGACGATTACGTTATCTCTCCATTGAGCTCAGCCTCTACAAGCGGTCCCGGCTACCCACCGACCTCGTCCGACAGGGGCTTCGAGAACTACCAGAACCGAGGAGCGGCAGCAACGGTTCCAGATCTGAGAAGCAGCCGAGCCAACTTTCCCTTTCCGCGATCGAGTAGTTTCTCTGAGCCGTCTTTCAATACAAGTCTTCAATACCCCGGTCGTTTCTCGAGGCCTGGGGATGCGGTGGGCCACCCAGGGATTTCATACCGACGGCCAATGGATTATGTGATGAACCGGCCAGCGAACGGCATGATGGTTGGCTATGGTCAGCATCGTCCATTGGAGGGTTCTGTGTCGCCGAGTGGTCAGCAAGAAGCACAACTGACATATGGAATGGATAACACTA ACCAAATACACAATTACCAGCCTCCGCTTTCGATGCCTGCTCCAAAATCATACGGCGGAATTGAAATGAACTCGCACATGCATCACCCCGGGCGAAGTATGCCCACCTTACAGCACCTACCGGTTTCGGAAACACCCGACTATCGCCCCTATCCCTACGAACACCACCCTTACAGCATGGGCACTGGGATTCCATTCACCCAGGCCAATGCCTCTAGCCTGAGCCTCCCggcatctttctcttccgAACAGGGGCACGTTGCCGTTAGCAGCCCCGCGGATGACAGGATGACGACGTCTCCGCAGGTCATGGATCCCCTGAGGGCCAAATACAGTCAGGGATACGACTATGCCAACTACTTATA CCTAGTAACGCGGACCATGGCCAAGTTCGATTGA
- a CDS encoding putative copper resistance protein Crd2 (transcript_id=CADANIAT00000465) encodes MVHPTSTCCKTNPSGGCVCAAQARCSCGKESALHCTCNKASSENTIQGARCSCRARPAGQCTCERAASENNPVDGQTCPCGKRPEASCTCEKAEAVESALETDFTTAKA; translated from the exons ATGGTTCACCCCACCTCAACCTGCTGCAAGACAAATCCCAGCGGCGGTTGCGTGTGCGCCGCGCAGGCAAGATGCTCATGTGGAAAAGAGTCTGCTCTGCACTGCACCTGCAACAAGGCTTCTAGCGAGAACACGATTCAGGGGGCGAGATGCTCGTGCC GGGCTCGTCCGGCCGGCCAGTGTACTTGTGAGCGAGCAGCGAGTGAAAACAACCCTGTAGATGGGCAGACTTGTCCTTGCGGGAAGCGACCGGAAG CTTCCTGTACTTGCgagaaggctgaagctgttgaatCTGCCCTTGAGACAGATTTTACGACGGCCAAGGCTTGA